A DNA window from Peromyscus leucopus breed LL Stock chromosome 3, UCI_PerLeu_2.1, whole genome shotgun sequence contains the following coding sequences:
- the Ptn gene encoding pleiotrophin isoform X1: MSSQQYQQQRRKFAAAFLAFIFILAAVDIAEAGKKEKLEKKVKKSDCGEWQWSVCVPTSGDCGLGTREGTRTGAECKQTMKTQRCKIPCNWKKQFGAECKYQFQAWGECDLNTALKTRTGSLKRALHNADCQKTVTISKPCGKLTKPKPQESKKKKKEGKKQEKMLD; encoded by the exons ATGTCATCCCAACAGTACCAGCAGCAACGTCGAAAATTTGCAGCTGCCTTCTTGGCATTCATTTTCATCTTGGCAGCCGTGGACATTGCTGAggctgggaagaaagagaagctgg aaaaaaaggtgaaaaaatCTGACTGTGGAGAATGGCAGTGGAGTGTGTGCGTGCCTACCAGTGGTGACTGTGGACTGGGCACCCGGGAGGGCACACGCACTGGCGCCGAGTGCAAGCAAACCATGAAGACCCAGAGATGTAAGATCCCTTGCAACTGGAAGAAGCAGTTTGGAG CTGAATGCAAATACCAGTTCCAGGCTTGGGGAGAATGTGACCTGAATACTGCCTTGAAGACCAGGACTGGAAGTCTGAAGCGAGCTCTTCACAATGCTGACTGCCAGAAGACTGTCACCATCTCCAAGCCCTGTGGCAAACTCACCAAGCCCAAGCCTCAAG